Proteins encoded in a region of the Thermodesulfovibrionales bacterium genome:
- a CDS encoding outer membrane lipoprotein carrier protein LolA has protein sequence MQRDLVAFPEEGESKAIWKEIGRPIKSDLTEVHLSAQDHNRFGSIFLPFRLLCAFAVLFCLSSQPASGFEGADPAVEKIEKAYQGLKDIRGNFVQKSFIKDFDRTDTFKGTFLMKMPSRMRWQYSGGDKQNTEVVINNDEMIIYQKQDKQAFKSRFDREIYGQAPIALLSGFSDIGKEFEITKKDGRLLLKPKRPMGNVLSLAITPSDKDFPIASLTIFDKRSNRIDITFTDVTVNTGIPESAFDFSLPKGASVYDYK, from the coding sequence GATCAAGTCCGACCTCACAGAGGTGCATCTCTCTGCTCAGGACCATAATCGTTTCGGCTCGATATTCCTGCCCTTCCGACTCCTTTGCGCTTTCGCCGTTCTCTTCTGTCTCTCTTCTCAGCCTGCCTCAGGCTTTGAAGGCGCCGATCCGGCGGTCGAAAAGATCGAAAAGGCGTATCAAGGGTTGAAGGACATCAGGGGAAATTTTGTCCAGAAGAGTTTTATCAAAGACTTCGACCGGACAGACACATTCAAGGGGACATTTCTCATGAAGATGCCTTCTCGCATGCGGTGGCAGTATAGCGGCGGCGACAAGCAGAATACGGAGGTCGTTATCAACAACGATGAAATGATCATCTACCAGAAACAGGATAAGCAGGCCTTCAAGTCCAGATTCGACAGGGAGATTTATGGCCAGGCCCCGATCGCCCTCCTCAGCGGTTTCAGCGATATCGGGAAGGAATTTGAGATCACGAAGAAAGACGGAAGGCTCCTCCTGAAGCCGAAGAGACCGATGGGCAACGTGCTCTCCCTTGCGATAACCCCTTCGGACAAGGACTTTCCGATAGCCTCCCTTACCATTTTTGACAAACGCTCGAACCGGATCGATATAACCTTTACCGATGTCACCGTGAATACCGGCATCCCTGAATCGGCCTTCGACTTTTCTCTGCCGAAGGGCGCGAGCGTGTATGACTATAAATAG